A genomic window from Xenorhabdus cabanillasii includes:
- a CDS encoding LecA/PA-IL family lectin: MYDWSGTVSGKLKQGQPTGLVLKKGDVISVIASGWVRYANDHRPNPWSAPQGAPPNPPGSALAAKIGDKTYEIGNGILHRTVPIDGELTLLFLDTHYGDNSGDFYVNVKVESRYSPLQEIK; encoded by the coding sequence ATGTATGATTGGTCTGGAACTGTTTCTGGAAAACTTAAACAAGGTCAACCCACTGGACTTGTACTCAAAAAAGGGGATGTGATCTCTGTTATTGCTTCAGGATGGGTGCGGTATGCCAATGATCACCGTCCGAACCCTTGGTCTGCCCCTCAAGGGGCTCCACCTAATCCCCCTGGGAGTGCTTTAGCTGCAAAAATTGGTGATAAGACCTATGAAATTGGCAATGGTATACTCCACAGAACCGTTCCCATAGATGGGGAATTAACTCTTTTATTTTTAGATACCCATTATGGAGATAATTCCGGTGACTTTTATGTTAACGTTAAAGTAGAGTCACGTTATTCTCCTCTCCAGGAAATAAAATAA
- the rhuM gene encoding RhuM family protein — MSQIREFLIKIDRANHREDNMGLYFISGTFPTKNEIEVGKNYLKPDELYRLHLLSEQFLLYAESTALQGKAMTMHSLHAQLDRLLTLNDYDVFPGYQDYLKDTALDHARQEFERYKKKKIIEDAGYTYDEELVELGEYDFLFEDES, encoded by the coding sequence ATCTCACAGATTAGGGAATTTCTGATCAAAATTGATCGGGCAAATCATCGTGAAGATAACATGGGACTTTACTTCATAAGCGGAACTTTTCCCACCAAAAACGAAATTGAAGTTGGTAAAAATTATCTCAAGCCTGATGAGTTATATCGCTTACATCTACTTTCTGAACAGTTTCTACTTTACGCAGAATCTACAGCCCTTCAAGGGAAGGCGATGACAATGCACTCACTTCATGCTCAACTAGACAGGTTGCTAACTCTAAATGACTACGATGTTTTCCCTGGATATCAAGATTACCTAAAAGACACAGCATTAGATCATGCAAGACAAGAATTTGAAAGGTATAAGAAAAAGAAAATAATTGAAGATGCTGGCTATACATATGATGAAGAACTTGTTGAATTAGGAGAGTATGATTTTCTCTTCGAAGACGAATCTTAA
- the ydgH gene encoding DUF1471 family protein YdgH yields the protein MKLKTTIITTVMFSLTTITAAHAAKELTPKQAAELKPFERIAVTGRFNAIYEAADAVSRQADKKGADSFYIQSLDDFNGSGNLRVVADLYHKDAEKIDKTTQYRIYRGIKELPKTEAVTLEPFDTVTVSGYFPTDPDLKEALAKATKKKNAASFFIVRDIAPNNGGNQVVTAYIYKEDAPKRQVQSDKAVIPADSDAGRQALAQGGEAAEKVEIPGVASSTSTSNVIGRFFETQSSKSSRYTVTLPNGTKIEELNKASAAQMVPFDSITFSGYYTTAPEVSYQVAKRAAEKGAKYYHITREWQSNGGNVTISADLFK from the coding sequence ATGAAGCTGAAAACCACGATCATCACAACGGTGATGTTCTCATTAACAACAATTACCGCAGCACATGCAGCAAAAGAGTTAACACCAAAGCAGGCTGCTGAACTTAAGCCATTTGAACGAATCGCAGTAACCGGACGTTTTAATGCAATTTATGAAGCAGCAGATGCGGTTTCCCGTCAGGCTGATAAAAAGGGTGCTGATAGTTTCTATATTCAGAGTCTGGACGATTTTAATGGCAGTGGTAATTTACGGGTTGTTGCTGATTTGTATCATAAAGATGCAGAAAAAATAGATAAAACCACTCAATATCGCATTTATCGTGGGATCAAAGAATTACCTAAAACCGAAGCTGTCACTTTGGAACCTTTCGATACAGTGACAGTAAGTGGTTATTTTCCGACTGATCCTGATCTGAAAGAGGCTCTTGCCAAAGCAACTAAAAAGAAAAATGCCGCCTCTTTCTTTATTGTTCGTGATATTGCCCCGAACAATGGTGGTAATCAGGTAGTTACAGCCTACATCTATAAAGAAGATGCACCCAAACGCCAAGTACAATCTGATAAGGCAGTGATCCCAGCCGATTCCGATGCGGGACGTCAGGCTTTAGCACAAGGTGGAGAAGCTGCTGAGAAAGTTGAAATTCCGGGTGTTGCTTCGTCAACATCAACCAGCAATGTTATTGGTCGCTTTTTTGAAACCCAGTCATCAAAAAGTAGTCGTTACACTGTAACCCTGCCTAACGGAACAAAAATTGAAGAATTGAATAAAGCATCTGCGGCTCAGATGGTGCCTTTTGATTCCATCACTTTCTCTGGCTATTACACAACTGCACCTGAAGTGTCTTATCAGGTTGCTAAACGTGCAGCAGAAAAAGGGGCAAAATACTACCATATTACGAGAGAATGGCAGTCTAATGGTGGCAACGTTACCATTAGCGCAGATTTATTTAAATAA
- a CDS encoding basic amino acid/polyamine antiporter has translation MEKKLGLTSLTALVLSSMVGAGVFSLPQNMAYAGSPAALMLGWGITGIGILFLATSLLLLSRLRPDLDGGIFTYAKEGFGELVGFCSAWGYWFCAIIANVSYLVIVFAALSFFTDTEHSVIFGDGNTWQALIGESILLWFVHWLVLRGVQTAAGVNQLATMAKLLPLGMFIVLAVIAFKIDVFTFDFTGIEMGVPVWQQVKDTMLITLWVFIGVEGAVVVSGRAKKRKDIGIATILAVISALSVYVLVTLLSLGLATRPELAAMRNPSMANLMVGLIGSAGEIIIVAGLIVSVCGAYLSWTIMAAEVPFIASLHGSFPKEFSKQNDKKAPASSLWITNGAIQLALVLIWLSGSNYNTLLSIASEMILVPYFLVGAFLVKVAFERSNRVLLFIAIGACTYGLWLLYASGLMHLLLSVILYAPGLLIFLYARKQNQGCNGLNMLEKSAITILLLTTIPSTWLLIH, from the coding sequence TTGGAAAAGAAATTAGGCCTTACGTCTCTAACAGCACTCGTGCTCAGTTCTATGGTTGGAGCGGGTGTATTCAGCTTGCCACAAAATATGGCATACGCAGGTAGCCCAGCGGCATTAATGCTTGGTTGGGGGATCACAGGCATAGGTATTCTCTTTTTAGCTACGTCTTTACTTTTACTCTCTCGCCTCCGCCCTGATTTGGACGGTGGCATCTTTACTTATGCTAAAGAAGGGTTTGGTGAATTAGTCGGCTTTTGTTCTGCATGGGGATATTGGTTCTGTGCTATTATTGCCAATGTTTCTTATCTGGTGATCGTCTTTGCGGCATTAAGTTTTTTTACTGATACTGAACATTCCGTGATTTTCGGTGATGGAAATACCTGGCAAGCGTTGATTGGTGAATCGATTTTACTTTGGTTCGTTCACTGGCTTGTACTCAGAGGAGTACAAACTGCGGCAGGTGTCAATCAATTGGCCACAATGGCAAAACTGTTACCGTTAGGAATGTTTATCGTTCTGGCTGTCATCGCTTTCAAAATAGACGTATTTACATTCGATTTTACCGGCATTGAGATGGGTGTGCCCGTCTGGCAGCAAGTCAAAGATACTATGCTGATAACCTTATGGGTGTTCATTGGTGTTGAAGGTGCAGTCGTGGTTTCTGGCAGAGCCAAAAAACGTAAAGACATTGGTATTGCAACTATACTGGCTGTTATTTCAGCATTAAGTGTTTACGTGCTTGTTACCCTACTCTCATTGGGATTAGCTACCAGACCTGAATTAGCCGCAATGCGTAACCCTTCTATGGCAAATTTGATGGTAGGGTTAATTGGCTCAGCGGGTGAAATTATTATTGTTGCTGGTTTAATTGTTTCCGTCTGTGGTGCTTATCTGAGCTGGACAATTATGGCGGCAGAAGTCCCTTTTATTGCTTCCCTGCATGGTTCATTTCCTAAGGAATTCAGTAAACAGAATGATAAAAAAGCGCCTGCATCCTCGTTGTGGATCACGAATGGAGCCATTCAGCTTGCATTGGTCTTGATTTGGCTAAGTGGCAGTAATTACAACACATTGCTTTCTATCGCATCAGAAATGATACTTGTTCCATACTTTTTAGTTGGTGCATTTTTAGTAAAAGTAGCATTTGAACGTAGTAATCGAGTTTTATTGTTCATCGCTATCGGTGCTTGTACCTATGGTTTATGGTTACTTTATGCTTCAGGTTTAATGCATCTGCTGCTTTCTGTTATATTGTATGCCCCTGGATTATTGATTTTCCTATATGCACGGAAACAAAACCAGGGATGTAATGGTTTAAATATGTTAGAAAAATCTGCGATTACTATTTTATTACTGACAACGATTCCCTCTACATGGTTACTGATTCATTAG
- a CDS encoding fimbrial protein: MKTKLIISSLFVSSVFMSLAHAANGNIQDGEIRFTGKVIADACKIDPTSKNQTVNMGTISTNSFNGVNSTAAATHFSIKLTDCPKINEYASVKFDGQLDNINNALLALDNSKPGAADGIAVGIYEQNSNTPIPMAKTSSQKIIENQKIEMNFIAKYVATKQTITPGTGNAVANFTIVYN, encoded by the coding sequence ATGAAAACCAAGTTAATTATTTCATCCTTATTTGTTTCATCTGTATTTATGTCTCTGGCACATGCCGCAAATGGAAATATTCAGGATGGAGAAATCAGATTTACAGGAAAAGTTATTGCTGATGCATGTAAAATTGATCCAACTTCTAAAAATCAAACTGTAAATATGGGAACTATCAGCACAAATTCATTTAATGGGGTCAATAGCACGGCAGCCGCAACGCACTTCAGTATTAAGCTGACTGACTGCCCAAAAATCAATGAATATGCAAGTGTTAAATTTGATGGTCAACTTGATAATATTAATAATGCACTTTTAGCATTAGACAATTCAAAACCTGGAGCCGCTGACGGGATTGCTGTTGGTATTTATGAACAAAATAGCAACACGCCAATTCCTATGGCAAAGACTTCTTCTCAAAAAATTATTGAAAATCAAAAAATTGAAATGAATTTCATTGCTAAATATGTTGCAACCAAACAAACGATTACTCCTGGTACTGGTAATGCGGTAGCTAACTTCACTATCGTTTACAACTAA
- a CDS encoding fimbrial biogenesis chaperone: protein MKHFLILILIIIYIFSPNVSFAGVVIGGTRVVYNSDRKEASISISNPETDVSYLIQSWVQGENDETKVPFIITPPLFKLTAGNETVLRIVKTGDNLPNDRESLFWLNVKSIPAIVKSEQNQLQITVKSKFKLFYRPADLADKASIAYKALKFKIEGHQLTAENPTPYYVSFSYLSIGNSSKSHEIQPAGMIAPFGQLSWDIPIKNINYVSWKTINDFGGVTPEEKHTF from the coding sequence TTGAAACACTTTCTTATTTTGATTCTTATTATCATCTACATATTCAGCCCTAATGTTTCTTTTGCCGGAGTCGTTATTGGTGGCACCCGTGTTGTTTATAACAGCGATCGAAAAGAAGCATCAATTTCTATCAGTAATCCAGAAACAGATGTTTCTTATCTTATTCAATCATGGGTTCAGGGAGAAAATGATGAAACTAAAGTACCTTTCATTATCACTCCCCCACTCTTTAAATTAACAGCAGGAAATGAAACTGTATTACGAATTGTAAAAACCGGAGATAATTTACCCAACGATAGAGAATCCCTTTTCTGGCTCAATGTTAAATCTATTCCCGCAATAGTAAAATCTGAACAAAACCAGTTACAAATCACAGTAAAGTCAAAATTTAAGTTATTTTATCGCCCTGCTGATTTAGCAGACAAAGCAAGTATTGCTTATAAGGCACTGAAGTTCAAAATTGAAGGCCATCAACTGACAGCCGAAAACCCGACACCATATTATGTTTCGTTTTCTTACTTAAGTATTGGAAATAGTTCAAAAAGTCATGAAATCCAGCCTGCTGGCATGATCGCTCCCTTTGGTCAGTTAAGCTGGGATATTCCTATTAAGAATATCAATTATGTTTCCTGGAAAACCATCAACGATTTTGGTGGAGTAACGCCAGAAGAAAAACATACATTTTGA
- a CDS encoding fimbria/pilus outer membrane usher protein has product MDNSGHYLQHNIFDNLVLFIKPIKVLLCALATIWLLVSNKVYGEEYFNINALESLSGLSEDIDLSVFMQDDQQPPGRYWVDIYLNREKIDTGNVDFVIVNNKLSPKIRLEQLKEMGVNIDLFPSLSALPPETEITDLGQYISAASSSFDFNKQRLDISMPQAVLHNKARDYVPSHLWQQGLTSLHVNYSYSGSTNWLDGQPGSTSNNFLNLRSGANWDAWRLRNYSTYSSQNNKWQSLSTYLQRDIHSLKSQLIFGDSYTPSPIFDGFQFRGMQLVSDDNMLPDSLRGFAPTIRGIAQSNAQVIIKQNGYIIYETYVSPGPFIINDLYPTTSSGNLEVIVKEADGKEHRSVQPFSAVPVMLRENSLRHSLTFGKYHSPTHRGKEPYFMQGTVTYGISNNVTVYGGTILSKNYRSIALGTGYSLSDWGSFSFDITHARSELAPNIYSFGQSYRFQYAKDLIQTGTNFTLAGYRYSTHNFYDFKEANEFDITSNNNYNPNKRSKLQLYINQSLGDLGGIYLSAFQQDYWSQKGHERNISAGYSTSHNSINYTLNYTYSKLPGTNHNDQILSLNIQIPLERWLKNSWASYSLTNSRKKETSHQVSLNGTALEDNNLTYSLQQNYTNHNRSTGGNISAEYKGAYGQVNAGYSYDKQSRQLNYGLNGGIVVHPYGITLSQSLGDTLVLVRANGAKGIKVQNFTGIATDWKGYAIVPYASSYRKNRISLDTYSMGDNVDIDISTQTIVPTQGALTLANFQTRIGYRALLMLSHKGKEIPFGATATLVQQNESDEPNSTIVSNDGQAYLSGIPKSGQIWVKWGHKDAQECRVNYQLPEKTPGSGLYMLNADCE; this is encoded by the coding sequence ATGGATAACAGCGGTCATTATCTTCAACATAATATTTTTGATAATTTGGTGTTATTTATTAAACCAATTAAGGTGCTTTTATGTGCATTGGCGACTATATGGCTTTTGGTTTCCAATAAGGTTTATGGCGAAGAATATTTCAATATTAATGCACTGGAGAGCCTCTCTGGTCTCTCCGAAGATATTGATCTATCGGTTTTCATGCAAGATGATCAACAACCACCGGGTCGCTATTGGGTTGATATTTATCTGAATCGTGAAAAGATAGATACTGGAAATGTTGATTTCGTTATCGTAAATAATAAGTTATCACCCAAAATTAGACTTGAACAACTCAAAGAGATGGGTGTAAATATTGATTTATTCCCATCTTTGTCTGCTTTACCACCAGAAACTGAAATCACAGATCTTGGTCAATATATCTCCGCTGCATCATCTTCTTTCGATTTCAACAAGCAACGGTTGGATATCAGCATGCCCCAGGCAGTTCTGCATAATAAGGCAAGAGATTATGTTCCTTCTCATCTGTGGCAACAGGGATTAACTTCTTTACATGTTAATTATAGTTATAGTGGTTCAACTAACTGGCTGGATGGCCAGCCCGGATCAACCAGTAATAACTTTCTCAATCTCAGAAGCGGAGCTAACTGGGATGCCTGGCGCTTACGAAATTATTCCACTTACAGTAGCCAAAACAATAAATGGCAAAGTCTGAGCACTTATCTGCAACGTGATATTCATTCCTTAAAAAGCCAACTAATATTTGGTGACAGTTATACACCTTCACCTATTTTCGATGGGTTTCAGTTTCGTGGTATGCAATTAGTTTCAGATGACAATATGCTGCCTGATAGTCTCAGAGGATTTGCACCAACCATACGAGGAATTGCCCAAAGTAATGCTCAAGTAATCATCAAGCAAAATGGTTATATTATCTACGAAACCTATGTTTCTCCCGGCCCTTTTATTATTAATGATTTATATCCAACAACTTCCAGTGGTAATTTAGAGGTTATCGTCAAAGAAGCTGACGGGAAAGAGCATCGTTCTGTACAACCTTTCTCGGCTGTGCCTGTTATGTTACGAGAAAATAGTCTGCGCCATTCTCTGACATTCGGAAAATATCATTCGCCCACTCACCGTGGTAAAGAACCATACTTTATGCAAGGTACAGTCACTTACGGGATTTCCAATAATGTCACTGTATATGGTGGAACGATTCTCTCAAAAAATTATCGCTCTATTGCACTGGGCACAGGTTATAGCCTCTCTGATTGGGGTTCGTTTTCTTTTGATATAACTCACGCAAGGTCAGAACTCGCCCCAAATATTTACTCATTCGGGCAATCATATCGATTTCAATATGCAAAAGATCTTATCCAGACAGGTACTAATTTCACTTTAGCGGGCTATCGTTACTCAACGCATAATTTTTATGATTTTAAAGAAGCCAATGAGTTTGATATTACCAGCAATAACAACTACAACCCCAATAAACGCAGTAAACTGCAATTGTATATCAATCAATCTTTAGGTGATTTAGGCGGTATTTATTTATCTGCTTTTCAACAAGATTATTGGTCACAAAAAGGTCATGAAAGAAATATCAGTGCAGGTTACAGTACCAGTCACAATTCGATCAATTACACATTGAATTACACATACAGCAAGCTGCCGGGCACAAATCACAATGATCAGATTTTATCACTCAACATACAAATTCCGCTTGAACGCTGGCTGAAAAACAGCTGGGCAAGTTATAGCCTGACCAACAGCAGAAAAAAAGAAACATCTCATCAGGTCAGCTTAAATGGTACAGCGCTGGAAGATAATAATCTGACTTATAGCCTTCAGCAAAACTACACTAACCATAACAGGAGTACTGGCGGGAATATAAGCGCAGAATACAAAGGCGCTTACGGTCAGGTTAATGCGGGTTATAGCTATGATAAGCAATCCAGACAATTAAATTATGGTTTAAATGGTGGAATAGTTGTTCATCCCTATGGCATCACCTTATCTCAATCATTGGGAGATACGTTGGTATTAGTGCGAGCCAATGGCGCTAAAGGTATTAAAGTCCAGAATTTCACAGGGATAGCAACTGACTGGAAAGGTTATGCCATTGTTCCTTATGCCAGTAGTTATCGTAAAAACCGTATCTCTTTAGATACTTATTCAATGGGAGATAATGTTGATATCGATATCAGTACGCAAACTATCGTCCCTACCCAAGGTGCACTGACTTTAGCCAATTTCCAGACCCGCATTGGTTATCGTGCGTTACTAATGCTTTCTCACAAAGGCAAAGAGATCCCATTTGGAGCAACAGCCACATTAGTACAACAAAATGAGTCAGATGAACCCAACAGCACTATTGTCAGTAATGATGGACAGGCGTACCTCAGCGGTATTCCTAAGTCTGGACAGATATGGGTGAAATGGGGCCACAAAGATGCTCAAGAATGCCGTGTTAATTATCAGCTCCCGGAGAAAACACCAGGGTCTGGCCTGTACATGCTGAACGCCGACTGTGAATAA
- a CDS encoding fimbrial protein yields MVNGLKLLLANIFIIGMMSSFASQANYESYDCRYSLDFHSGTTRVSFGSHIVIPKNHPIGTTIKEIRLDQLGTKGHVVYCNRLVPASWDKPDFAPAHYNNDAIYESGVPGVGIRINNWGPTNYGIDWFPRKSTTPFTCPPPPRWPDYKYYCGQTWGYLTVQLIKIAPTTGSGIIEGRILTRARFGYGNIVHSFYLAETRVVTPTPSCSLTRKTMLVNMGEVRASEFRGINSTAGTKDFRLEFDCDPNAKVNIVLDGRPAKSGINNIWALDYSSDNVTATGIGLQILFYNQLLEMRKPIKANAEYVTHFSFPLRARYIQTHPRITPGKADVTTTVTLTYE; encoded by the coding sequence ATGGTTAACGGCTTAAAATTATTATTGGCGAACATATTTATCATCGGCATGATGAGCAGTTTTGCCAGTCAGGCCAATTATGAGAGTTATGATTGTCGATATTCGCTGGATTTTCATTCCGGCACAACACGAGTCTCTTTTGGCTCTCATATAGTTATACCCAAAAATCATCCAATTGGGACAACGATAAAGGAAATCCGTTTAGACCAACTGGGTACAAAAGGTCATGTCGTCTATTGCAATAGATTAGTTCCTGCATCATGGGATAAACCCGATTTTGCTCCTGCACATTATAATAATGATGCAATTTATGAATCCGGTGTACCGGGTGTTGGCATTCGTATCAACAATTGGGGGCCGACTAACTATGGTATTGATTGGTTTCCTCGAAAATCAACTACCCCATTCACCTGTCCTCCTCCTCCTCGGTGGCCTGATTACAAATATTATTGTGGCCAAACATGGGGGTATTTGACGGTTCAATTAATCAAAATTGCGCCCACTACGGGTTCAGGGATAATTGAAGGACGGATCCTGACCAGAGCCAGGTTTGGGTACGGCAATATTGTTCATTCTTTTTACTTAGCAGAAACACGTGTTGTTACTCCGACTCCGAGTTGTTCCCTTACCCGTAAAACAATGCTAGTCAATATGGGAGAAGTCAGAGCGAGTGAGTTTCGTGGTATAAATAGTACCGCCGGGACAAAAGATTTCCGCTTAGAATTTGATTGCGATCCAAACGCCAAAGTCAACATAGTACTGGATGGACGCCCGGCAAAAAGTGGTATCAATAATATATGGGCATTGGATTACAGTAGTGACAACGTCACGGCAACGGGGATTGGTCTGCAAATTTTGTTTTACAATCAACTATTAGAGATGCGTAAACCGATTAAAGCAAATGCTGAATACGTAACACACTTTTCGTTTCCACTACGAGCACGTTACATTCAGACTCACCCACGGATCACACCCGGAAAAGCGGATGTAACAACAACAGTTACGTTGACTTATGAATAA